In a single window of the Thermofilum uzonense genome:
- a CDS encoding signal peptidase I, with the protein MDEVKQKRNKIIEHAMLISTLLVAVALIFSLGYLLHTQVPLAVVSSWSMEPTLHVGDIVVVYGASQYSIGDIVVYESPSGLIVHRIVGVNGDKFITKGDANPYPDSIHPDKFTIKGRVIFVIPYIGNLKLIFERLISH; encoded by the coding sequence GTGGATGAGGTTAAACAAAAAAGAAACAAAATTATCGAACACGCGATGTTAATTTCTACTCTTCTAGTAGCCGTCGCTCTTATTTTTTCCCTCGGGTACCTGTTACACACGCAAGTCCCCCTAGCCGTGGTATCGAGCTGGTCAATGGAGCCCACCCTTCACGTTGGAGACATAGTGGTTGTTTATGGCGCCAGCCAGTACTCTATAGGAGATATTGTGGTTTACGAGTCTCCTTCTGGTCTAATTGTTCACAGGATTGTCGGCGTTAACGGTGATAAATTCATTACTAAAGGAGATGCGAACCCTTACCCCGACAGCATCCATCCTGATAAGTTTACGATAAAGGGCAGAGTAATTTTCGTGATTCCGTATATAGGTAACCTTAAATTAATCTTCGAAAGATTAATTTCACATTAA
- a CDS encoding ABC transporter substrate-binding protein, producing the protein MEKTSSLKSIARTNVFILAVGALLIGLILGALMSSLLWNRSTQNTQQTITVPIGALLELTGDLESYGKRDQVALELAVQDINAFAESVGSPFRFKLLVEDTATSPEQARAKIQVLAAQGVQAIIGLEASSEVSSVKQFADANKIVVISVGSTAASLAIPGDYIFRVVPNDNYQGRALARLVWSSGFRSAVVIYRNDAWGKGLYDSFTARFQELGGRVAGIPYDPNAQDLSGEAARLAQQAAALGPDTAVVLVSFEDDGIRVIQAAAQNPTLAHLKWFGTDGVALSTKLTDQVGAQLVALGGLPCTIFQPAGNPQQSRFVEAFLKKMNEYPHSYAMNAYDAAWLIALAVMTTGQYNGETIAKALPTIAQHYYGVTGNTALDQNGDRSAGDYAIWTVVQTPNGYNWTQIAVYNSITDQVTRV; encoded by the coding sequence ATGGAAAAAACCTCTAGTTTAAAATCCATAGCAAGGACAAACGTGTTCATCCTAGCAGTTGGCGCTCTCCTAATAGGCTTAATCCTAGGAGCATTAATGAGCTCTCTACTATGGAATAGATCTACCCAAAACACTCAGCAGACAATAACGGTTCCCATAGGCGCGCTCCTAGAGCTTACCGGCGACTTAGAGTCTTATGGTAAGAGAGACCAAGTAGCCCTCGAGCTCGCTGTTCAGGACATTAATGCTTTTGCTGAGAGTGTTGGGTCTCCTTTCCGTTTCAAGCTTTTAGTCGAGGATACTGCTACTAGCCCTGAGCAGGCTAGGGCCAAGATACAGGTTCTAGCTGCTCAAGGCGTCCAGGCTATTATAGGTCTTGAGGCGAGTAGCGAGGTGAGCAGCGTTAAACAGTTCGCAGACGCCAACAAGATAGTCGTGATCAGTGTGGGATCCACCGCTGCATCTCTAGCTATTCCGGGTGACTATATCTTCAGGGTGGTTCCCAATGATAACTATCAGGGTAGGGCCCTGGCCAGGCTTGTGTGGAGTAGTGGCTTCAGGTCTGCGGTCGTCATATACAGGAACGACGCCTGGGGCAAGGGGCTTTACGACTCCTTCACTGCTAGGTTCCAGGAGCTCGGCGGGAGGGTTGCAGGCATACCCTACGACCCCAACGCCCAGGACCTCTCAGGGGAGGCTGCGAGGCTCGCGCAGCAGGCCGCGGCCCTAGGCCCTGACACGGCAGTTGTGCTCGTGAGCTTCGAGGACGACGGGATAAGGGTGATACAGGCTGCAGCACAAAACCCCACGCTAGCCCACCTCAAATGGTTCGGAACAGATGGAGTAGCGCTCTCTACCAAGCTCACAGATCAGGTAGGTGCACAACTGGTCGCATTGGGAGGACTTCCATGTACAATCTTCCAGCCGGCTGGGAACCCTCAGCAAAGCAGGTTTGTCGAAGCATTCTTGAAGAAGATGAATGAGTATCCACACTCATATGCTATGAATGCTTATGATGCTGCCTGGCTAATAGCCCTAGCAGTAATGACGACAGGACAATACAACGGCGAAACAATAGCAAAAGCACTACCAACAATAGCACAACACTACTACGGAGTAACAGGAAACACAGCACTAGACCAAAACGGAGACAGATCAGCGGGAGACTACGCTATTTGGACAGTAGTGCAAACACCGAATGGGTATAACTGGACTCAAATTGCGGTGTACAATTCAATTACAGACCAAGTGACAAGAGTCTAA
- a CDS encoding DNA-directed RNA polymerase subunit B, with translation MSMESKVLTREDRWEVVKAYVKELGLVRQHLDSFNILLEKGLQEIVDEIGGIKLEAHGVEIKFGRIEVGEPIFKEADGSEITLTPMIARLRNITYAAPVYLNMTLYVDGEERKTERVFIGMLPIMVRSNKCILSRISSEEDLIKLGEDPYDPGGYFIVNGSERVVVMQEDLSVNRVLVDYGGTGTSVTHTAKVFSVAAGYKVPITVERMKDGMIYISFPHVPQRIPVVVVLRALGLQKDRDIVYAISNNPEIQQEFFPILLEQSKIASTVEDALDYIGSRVATGQPRNVRIERAEQILDENFLPHVGRTKSARLAKAYFVGQMVARLLELKIGLRGPDDKDHLANKRLRHAGELIGQVFRVAFKQLVREMTYTLERHMTKGRDINIISIVRPDIITDKLRHALATGNWVGGRTGVSQILDRTNYLSTLSHLRRVVSPLSRTQPHFEARELHATQWGRLCPVESPEGQNCGLVKNLALLATLSNGYNEREIYELLVTRLNVIPLERSVGLNVSGARVYLNGRLIGFVEDGDVLVSTIRSLRRQGRISHEVNVAIYKQGRIEEVYVNCDAGRLRRPLIIVENAQPKLKPSHIKMIREGAWTWSDLIQNGIIEYLDAEEEENALIADSPEKLTPKHTHLEIVPSAILGVIAMTIPFIEYNQSPRNSYQAAMAKQSLGIPTLNFKLRMDPRMHIMYYPQKPLVKTRIFDLLPIDSLPYGTNMVVAVLTGGGYNIQDAVIINKASIERGMTRSVFLRTYEAEERRYPGGMEDKFEKPRPEEELLDLKPIEAYEALDEVDGIAHVESELKGGQVVIGRTSPPRFYTGTYEPRTISRRKDTSIILRHGERGIVDKVVLVESPEGVKLVKVRVRDLRPTEVGDKFASRHGQKGVVGLLVPQEDMPFTEEGITPDLIINPHAIPSRMTVGQLLEAITGKVAALSGKRIDATAFEAPSVDDIRELLRSYGFRSDGREVLYNGITGEKLEAEIFIGVVFYEKLHHLVADKMHARARGRVQILTRQPTEGRAREGGLRFGEMEKDCLVGHGAALLLRERLLESSDKTTIWVCENCGYTGWFDAKKNIPVCPVCGEEKGKLHPVEVSYAFKLLLQELTGLGISVKLLLKDKISI, from the coding sequence ATGTCTATGGAGAGCAAGGTATTAACTAGAGAGGATCGCTGGGAGGTTGTCAAAGCATATGTCAAGGAATTAGGTCTTGTGAGACAACACCTGGACTCTTTCAACATACTCCTAGAAAAAGGATTACAGGAAATCGTGGATGAGATTGGTGGTATAAAACTGGAGGCTCATGGTGTTGAGATAAAGTTTGGTAGGATAGAGGTGGGGGAACCAATATTCAAGGAGGCTGACGGCTCTGAGATCACTCTAACCCCGATGATAGCACGTCTGCGAAATATCACTTATGCTGCTCCCGTCTACCTAAACATGACACTATATGTGGACGGTGAAGAAAGAAAAACCGAGAGAGTCTTCATAGGAATGCTGCCTATAATGGTTAGAAGCAACAAGTGTATTCTATCCCGCATAAGCTCAGAAGAGGATCTAATAAAACTAGGAGAGGATCCCTACGACCCTGGCGGCTATTTCATAGTTAACGGCTCTGAAAGAGTAGTAGTAATGCAGGAGGATCTATCGGTAAACAGGGTTCTGGTCGACTACGGCGGTACAGGGACGTCTGTAACTCACACAGCGAAGGTTTTCTCGGTGGCGGCGGGATACAAGGTACCCATTACCGTGGAGAGAATGAAGGACGGAATGATTTACATAAGTTTTCCACATGTACCTCAGAGAATTCCCGTTGTTGTTGTTCTAAGAGCATTAGGGCTCCAGAAGGATAGAGACATTGTCTATGCGATTAGCAATAATCCTGAAATACAGCAAGAGTTCTTTCCAATCCTTCTTGAACAATCAAAGATTGCATCAACAGTAGAGGACGCGCTAGACTATATTGGTTCAAGAGTAGCCACAGGACAACCACGGAACGTTAGAATCGAGAGAGCTGAACAGATTTTAGACGAAAACTTTCTACCTCACGTTGGTCGAACAAAGTCTGCAAGATTGGCAAAAGCTTATTTCGTAGGACAGATGGTAGCCCGGCTACTAGAGCTAAAGATAGGGCTTCGCGGACCCGATGACAAGGATCACCTTGCGAACAAGAGATTAAGACATGCCGGGGAGCTTATAGGGCAGGTATTCAGGGTAGCCTTTAAGCAGCTAGTTCGAGAGATGACATACACGCTGGAGCGTCACATGACAAAAGGACGGGATATCAACATAATCAGTATAGTTAGACCTGACATTATAACCGATAAACTGCGTCATGCTCTTGCCACTGGAAACTGGGTGGGTGGAAGAACAGGAGTAAGCCAGATACTCGATAGGACAAACTACCTCTCTACACTATCTCATCTTAGAAGGGTTGTTTCTCCTCTCTCAAGAACTCAGCCTCACTTTGAAGCGCGAGAATTACACGCTACACAATGGGGGAGGCTTTGCCCAGTTGAAAGCCCTGAAGGACAGAACTGTGGCCTAGTTAAGAACCTGGCTTTGCTCGCAACCCTTTCCAACGGGTATAATGAGAGGGAAATCTATGAGTTACTCGTAACTCGCCTCAACGTTATACCCCTAGAGAGGAGTGTTGGTTTAAACGTGTCGGGAGCCCGGGTTTATCTCAACGGTAGGCTTATAGGATTTGTAGAGGACGGTGACGTTCTAGTCTCAACCATAAGAAGTTTGCGGAGACAGGGTAGGATTAGCCATGAGGTTAACGTAGCGATATACAAACAAGGACGCATCGAGGAAGTTTACGTGAATTGTGATGCTGGGAGATTGCGAAGACCCTTGATAATTGTCGAGAATGCCCAACCGAAGCTAAAGCCATCGCATATCAAGATGATACGCGAGGGGGCATGGACATGGAGCGACTTAATTCAGAACGGTATTATAGAGTACTTGGATGCTGAGGAAGAGGAAAACGCGCTTATAGCTGACTCCCCAGAAAAACTGACTCCGAAGCACACACACCTCGAAATAGTTCCTTCTGCTATCCTAGGCGTAATAGCGATGACCATACCCTTCATCGAGTACAATCAATCTCCCCGAAACTCTTACCAAGCAGCTATGGCTAAGCAGTCACTAGGAATACCGACTCTCAACTTCAAGCTTAGAATGGATCCCCGAATGCATATTATGTATTATCCACAGAAGCCATTAGTTAAGACTAGGATTTTTGACCTTCTCCCTATAGACTCTCTGCCCTATGGAACAAACATGGTTGTGGCTGTATTGACAGGCGGCGGTTATAACATACAGGACGCGGTCATAATCAATAAAGCCTCCATTGAGCGGGGAATGACGAGATCAGTCTTCTTACGAACCTACGAGGCCGAGGAGCGCAGGTATCCAGGCGGCATGGAAGACAAATTCGAAAAGCCGAGGCCTGAGGAGGAGCTCCTGGATCTTAAACCAATAGAAGCTTATGAAGCACTCGACGAGGTCGATGGAATAGCACACGTAGAGAGCGAATTAAAAGGAGGACAAGTAGTAATAGGGCGTACCAGTCCCCCCAGGTTCTATACTGGGACCTACGAACCTAGAACGATTTCTAGGAGAAAGGATACTTCGATAATTCTCAGGCACGGCGAGCGCGGCATAGTGGACAAAGTAGTACTTGTGGAGAGCCCAGAAGGTGTAAAGCTCGTAAAGGTTAGAGTCAGGGATCTGAGACCCACAGAGGTTGGGGACAAGTTTGCGTCGAGACATGGTCAGAAAGGCGTTGTCGGGCTTCTAGTCCCTCAGGAAGACATGCCATTCACGGAAGAGGGAATAACACCTGACCTAATCATCAACCCTCACGCGATACCTTCCAGAATGACTGTTGGACAACTCCTCGAGGCTATAACAGGCAAGGTCGCAGCTCTCTCAGGAAAACGCATAGATGCTACGGCTTTCGAGGCTCCTAGCGTAGACGACATTAGGGAATTGCTTAGAAGCTATGGATTTAGGAGCGATGGCAGAGAGGTTCTTTATAATGGGATAACAGGCGAAAAGCTTGAAGCCGAGATATTTATAGGAGTTGTCTTTTACGAAAAGCTACACCACCTTGTTGCGGACAAGATGCACGCTAGGGCGCGTGGCAGAGTGCAGATACTCACCAGGCAGCCAACAGAGGGAAGAGCTAGAGAAGGAGGACTAAGGTTTGGTGAGATGGAGAAAGATTGTCTCGTAGGGCACGGTGCAGCTCTCCTACTGCGCGAGAGGCTCCTAGAAAGCTCCGATAAAACCACAATCTGGGTTTGCGAGAACTGCGGCTACACCGGATGGTTTGATGCCAAGAAAAATATTCCCGTATGCCCTGTATGTGGCGAAGAGAAGGGAAAGCTTCATCCAGTCGAAGTCTCCTACGCCTTCAAATTGCTTTTACAGGAACTTACTGGCCTAGGAATATCTGTCAAGCTACTGTTAAAAGACAAGATTTCGATATGA
- a CDS encoding DNA-directed RNA polymerase subunit H has translation MPRKLNVLEHELVPKSVLLSRDEAKRILKIMGLKKTELPWIFSTDPVAKALGAKPGDVIMFIRQSPTAGESVAFRLVVPG, from the coding sequence ATGCCTCGTAAACTTAATGTTCTTGAGCATGAGCTTGTACCGAAGTCTGTTTTACTTTCACGTGACGAAGCGAAGCGTATACTCAAAATAATGGGTTTAAAAAAGACAGAGTTGCCCTGGATTTTCTCAACGGATCCTGTGGCAAAGGCCTTGGGCGCTAAGCCCGGCGACGTTATTATGTTTATAAGGCAAAGCCCAACCGCTGGAGAGTCGGTGGCATTTCGTCTTGTAGTGCCAGGGTGA
- the thsA gene encoding thermosome subunit alpha translates to MAQPSGQIPVLILKEGTQRTTGRDARKANIYAARVIAEALASSLGPRGMDKLLVGSFGNATITGDGATILKEMEVQHPAAKMLVEVAKAQDDEVGDGTTSVVVLAGQLLTAAEELIDQDIHPTIITEGFEKALVEATKKIDEMAVKVDPLDRNILEKISQTALSSKVVAEYKEFLSKIVVEAALQVAEKRDGGYKLSLDDIKVEKKKGESITETTLVKGIVLDKEVVHPAMPKRVENAKIALLDAPLEIEKPEWTAKINVTTPEQLKMFLDQEAEILRRKVEKIKESGANVVFCQKGIDDVAQYYLARAGILAVRRVKKSDMEKLARATGAKILTRVEDISPEALGNARLVEERKVADEKMVFVEGCPNPKSVTILVRGGAEHIVDEAERAIHDALSVVRNVIEDPKIVAGGGAVEIELAMKLREFANTLPSKEKLAVEKYAEALENIVAILAQNAGAEPIDVLTELKRLHARGEKWAGINAYTGKVEDAYKAGILEPAIVKKQVLKSATEAAIMIMRIDDIIAAQPPKGKEKEKEKTPSGEFETD, encoded by the coding sequence ATGGCTCAGCCTTCAGGCCAGATTCCTGTTTTGATATTGAAAGAAGGTACTCAGCGAACGACCGGGCGTGATGCTAGAAAAGCCAACATTTATGCTGCCAGGGTTATAGCTGAAGCCCTAGCAAGCTCTCTAGGTCCACGCGGAATGGACAAGCTACTGGTAGGCTCCTTTGGAAACGCCACAATTACCGGTGATGGAGCTACAATTCTTAAGGAAATGGAGGTTCAGCATCCCGCGGCCAAGATGCTTGTCGAGGTGGCAAAGGCTCAAGACGACGAGGTTGGTGACGGCACAACTAGCGTTGTTGTACTTGCCGGACAACTACTCACAGCGGCTGAAGAATTGATAGATCAAGACATCCACCCAACTATTATCACCGAGGGCTTCGAGAAGGCTCTCGTAGAAGCGACGAAGAAAATTGACGAGATGGCGGTAAAAGTAGACCCGTTGGACAGAAATATCCTCGAGAAGATTTCGCAAACAGCTCTTTCAAGCAAAGTTGTAGCCGAGTATAAAGAGTTTCTATCAAAGATAGTAGTTGAAGCAGCCCTCCAAGTAGCAGAAAAAAGGGACGGTGGATACAAGCTCAGTCTGGATGACATAAAGGTTGAGAAGAAGAAGGGTGAAAGTATAACAGAGACTACGCTTGTGAAGGGTATTGTTCTAGACAAGGAGGTTGTACATCCAGCCATGCCTAAGAGGGTTGAGAACGCGAAAATAGCGCTTCTAGACGCTCCACTAGAGATCGAGAAGCCTGAGTGGACCGCAAAAATTAACGTAACCACGCCTGAGCAGCTGAAAATGTTCCTCGACCAGGAGGCCGAAATACTACGCAGGAAAGTAGAGAAGATTAAGGAGAGTGGTGCTAATGTTGTTTTCTGTCAGAAGGGTATTGATGATGTTGCTCAGTATTATCTTGCCAGGGCTGGTATTCTTGCTGTGAGGCGTGTTAAGAAGAGTGATATGGAGAAGCTTGCCCGTGCTACTGGTGCTAAGATACTTACAAGGGTTGAGGATATTTCTCCAGAGGCTCTCGGCAATGCAAGGCTCGTGGAGGAGAGGAAGGTCGCGGACGAGAAGATGGTCTTCGTTGAAGGCTGCCCCAACCCCAAGAGCGTGACAATACTCGTCCGAGGCGGTGCTGAACATATTGTCGACGAGGCTGAGCGAGCGATTCATGATGCTCTCAGTGTTGTCCGAAATGTCATAGAGGATCCGAAGATAGTAGCGGGTGGAGGCGCAGTTGAGATAGAGTTGGCTATGAAATTAAGGGAATTTGCTAACACTCTGCCAAGCAAGGAGAAATTAGCGGTTGAAAAGTATGCCGAAGCTCTCGAGAACATAGTCGCAATACTTGCGCAGAACGCGGGAGCTGAGCCCATAGACGTGTTAACAGAGCTCAAGCGTCTACACGCAAGGGGCGAAAAATGGGCTGGTATTAATGCTTACACAGGCAAGGTTGAGGATGCTTACAAGGCTGGAATACTTGAGCCAGCAATTGTCAAGAAACAAGTCTTAAAGTCGGCTACAGAGGCAGCAATAATGATAATGAGAATTGACGATATCATCGCAGCTCAGCCTCCGAAAGGGAAAGAGAAGGAGAAGGAGAAAACACCTTCCGGAGAATTCGAAACCGATTAA
- a CDS encoding DNA-directed RNA polymerase subunit K — translation MFEGNISKGNTSSSKFQVKIGPPWLTRFEKARILGIRALQISFGAPVLIPVEESENIDAIKIAERELEMGVLPIVIVRWTPEGRVQDIPLKFLKLSPP, via the coding sequence ATGTTCGAGGGTAATATTTCAAAAGGTAATACCTCATCGTCTAAATTTCAAGTCAAGATTGGTCCACCCTGGCTGACAAGGTTTGAGAAAGCCCGGATTCTTGGTATAAGAGCCCTTCAGATCTCCTTTGGGGCGCCCGTCTTGATCCCAGTTGAGGAGTCTGAGAATATAGACGCTATAAAAATAGCCGAGAGAGAGCTTGAGATGGGCGTTTTACCAATAGTCATAGTACGTTGGACACCAGAGGGAAGAGTCCAGGACATACCATTAAAGTTCTTAAAGCTTAGTCCACCCTAA
- the rimI gene encoding ribosomal protein S18-alanine N-acetyltransferase codes for MFSLLVREVSTTSRKDFIIREVRHEELGEVIRINKEVLPENYPVFYFEMHYRNFGKAFLVAELDGRIVGYIMCRVEYDTLYTNPNKIGKRGHIISIAVLPFAQGRGIGTELMIRALENMKKYYGAEEYYLEVRVSNEIAIRLYKKLGFNVVKVLPGYYLDGEDAYLMARPA; via the coding sequence TTGTTTTCTCTCCTCGTTCGAGAGGTGTCTACCACGTCTAGAAAAGATTTCATCATTAGAGAGGTTAGACACGAAGAGTTAGGTGAAGTCATAAGGATAAATAAGGAAGTATTGCCTGAAAACTATCCTGTATTTTACTTCGAAATGCATTACAGAAATTTCGGGAAAGCCTTCTTAGTCGCGGAGCTAGATGGGCGCATAGTGGGCTATATTATGTGCAGAGTAGAGTATGACACGCTCTACACTAACCCTAACAAAATAGGGAAACGAGGACACATAATTTCTATTGCTGTACTCCCCTTTGCTCAAGGACGTGGTATAGGAACTGAGCTTATGATCAGAGCCTTGGAGAACATGAAGAAATACTATGGTGCAGAGGAATACTATCTAGAGGTTAGAGTTAGTAATGAAATAGCTATAAGACTTTACAAAAAACTGGGCTTTAACGTTGTAAAGGTCTTGCCAGGGTACTATCTTGATGGCGAAGACGCATACTTGATGGCTCGTCCTGCTTAG
- a CDS encoding 50S ribosomal protein L40e has protein sequence MPIRDPEKLQLALDYHFKVKICRRCNARNPWDAERCRRCHSRDLRPKRYKK, from the coding sequence ATGCCTATAAGAGATCCCGAGAAACTACAGTTAGCCTTGGACTACCACTTTAAAGTTAAGATTTGTAGGAGGTGTAATGCGAGGAACCCATGGGACGCGGAGAGGTGCAGGCGTTGCCATAGCCGTGATTTGAGACCTAAGCGATACAAGAAGTAA
- a CDS encoding glycine--tRNA ligase — protein MNAEGDRNPRAVSLDELTELCVRRGFFYPTGKIYGGLSGFYDYGPLGVDLMRNILNDWWWFFVEKREDIYGIYGSIITHPRTWEASGHVESFIDYIVTCKRCGAEYRADHLLEDLGIKVVDYSIESLKKLIHENNIRCPLCGGELTDPRTFNLMFATALGPKKDPPFTVYLRPETAQLIFVNFKNIVFTMGATLPFGIAQYGKAFRNEISPRNFLFRLREFIQMEIEYFVNPRKLDECPYFDSIRHLKINLLTAEDQEKGTDSAKKITIGDAVQNGLIGSKWHAYWIAESLKWLWRIGLSPDNLRVREHVKTELAHYAVQTFDIEYYFPFMGWKEIEGISNRGDYDLRRHQEFSGESLHIVDGDEKVIPYVIEPSFGLERVILALLTEAYVKEEKRVYLKIKPSIAPFKAAIFPLVKRDNIDVLAREIYEELREHIRVYYDEDGSIGKRYAKADEVGVPYCITVDGQSLEDGTVTVRYRDTRQQERVHREKLLEFLSLKTRP, from the coding sequence ATGAACGCTGAGGGAGACAGGAATCCCAGAGCAGTTTCATTAGATGAGCTCACTGAGCTATGTGTAAGACGTGGCTTCTTTTATCCTACAGGGAAGATATATGGAGGGCTAAGCGGCTTTTACGATTATGGACCGTTAGGAGTAGACCTAATGAGAAATATCCTAAACGATTGGTGGTGGTTTTTTGTCGAAAAAAGAGAAGACATCTATGGCATATATGGCAGCATAATAACTCATCCAAGGACGTGGGAGGCTAGCGGTCACGTTGAGAGCTTCATAGACTACATCGTTACTTGTAAGAGGTGTGGAGCCGAGTACCGAGCCGATCATTTGTTAGAGGATCTGGGAATTAAGGTAGTTGATTATTCAATTGAGAGCCTAAAGAAATTGATTCATGAGAACAATATCAGATGCCCCTTATGCGGAGGCGAACTCACAGATCCTCGAACTTTCAACCTGATGTTTGCAACAGCACTCGGTCCGAAAAAGGACCCCCCTTTCACGGTTTATCTAAGGCCAGAGACAGCCCAGCTTATCTTCGTTAATTTCAAGAATATAGTTTTCACAATGGGGGCTACGCTTCCATTCGGAATAGCGCAATATGGAAAGGCTTTCAGGAACGAGATCTCTCCGAGAAACTTTCTTTTCAGGCTACGAGAATTCATTCAGATGGAGATTGAATACTTTGTAAATCCAAGGAAACTCGATGAATGCCCATATTTTGACTCGATACGACATCTCAAGATTAACCTCTTAACCGCTGAGGATCAAGAGAAAGGTACAGATTCAGCTAAAAAGATCACGATAGGTGATGCAGTCCAGAACGGTCTTATAGGCTCTAAGTGGCACGCGTATTGGATAGCAGAGTCCCTCAAATGGCTTTGGCGTATAGGCCTTTCACCTGACAACCTGCGTGTACGAGAACACGTGAAAACAGAGCTCGCACACTATGCAGTCCAGACATTTGACATTGAGTATTACTTCCCCTTCATGGGCTGGAAGGAGATTGAGGGTATTTCAAATAGAGGGGACTACGACCTGAGAAGGCACCAGGAATTTAGTGGGGAATCTCTCCACATAGTCGACGGAGATGAAAAAGTTATTCCTTATGTGATAGAGCCGTCTTTCGGCTTGGAAAGAGTAATTCTAGCCCTGTTGACCGAAGCCTATGTTAAGGAGGAAAAACGAGTATATTTAAAAATAAAACCTTCAATAGCACCGTTCAAGGCTGCTATATTTCCTCTTGTCAAGCGAGACAATATTGATGTCCTGGCAAGAGAGATCTATGAGGAACTTCGCGAACACATCAGAGTTTATTATGACGAGGATGGAAGCATTGGGAAACGTTATGCAAAAGCTGATGAGGTCGGAGTCCCCTACTGCATCACAGTTGACGGTCAGAGCCTGGAAGATGGTACAGTCACAGTCAGATACAGAGACACCAGACAACAAGAAAGGGTGCATAGGGAGAAACTACTCGAATTTTTATCTCTGAAAACGCGACCTTAA
- a CDS encoding arcadin 1: MSEISVRFKAKVSNISLFDAPFGERMVKLELTEEREMPEPMFVRSPDSEISREIAPIISQIMRMFPGASPGVMRVPRVTLVLTEDEWEKFVTKPSIGDFFEITISNEKIELKREG, encoded by the coding sequence ATGTCTGAAATATCTGTTAGGTTTAAAGCAAAGGTCTCTAATATCTCTCTTTTTGACGCTCCCTTTGGAGAGAGAATGGTGAAATTGGAACTAACAGAGGAAAGAGAAATGCCCGAGCCCATGTTTGTGAGATCTCCGGATAGCGAGATAAGTCGTGAAATAGCCCCAATAATATCGCAAATCATGAGAATGTTTCCCGGAGCTTCGCCCGGAGTTATGCGTGTTCCAAGAGTTACATTGGTATTAACCGAAGATGAATGGGAAAAGTTCGTTACGAAGCCTAGCATTGGAGACTTCTTTGAGATTACGATCTCAAATGAAAAAATAGAATTGAAGCGAGAGGGTTAG